From Bdellovibrio bacteriovorus:
GGGAATCACCTAAAACTTTTATCCATGAGGGTGCATCAAGGCGGCTATCTGTGGGAAGTCCAAAAGCTTCGCTCTGAATGCCCTTGTTTGCGCTGTGGCTCGGTTAAAACGGTAAAGTCAGGCAAGTGCACCACAACAGTTCGGGATGAATCCGTACGAACTGTCGTGCTGTGGTTAAAAATCCATAAGCACCGCATGTACTGCAAAGACTGTAAGAAAACTTTTACAGAACCGGTACCTGGTATCTGGCCACGCAGAAGAACCACTCAGCGATTTCGAAATGCCATTGCAAAGGCTTGTGGCACATCAAAGGATCTTGCAACTGTAAGTCGAAATCATCGCGTATCTCACGGGTTCGTTTATAAGATTTGTTATGAACAACTCGAAGTAAAACTTCGAGAACACAAACAAAAGAAATGGCCTGAGGTTATCGGCTTAGATGAACATTTTTTCCGACGTAAAAAGGGCATTACAGAGTTTGTAAGCGTTTTTACCGACTTAAAGAAAAAGAAGATGTTTGAGATGGCTCATGGGAAAGATCGCAACTCTTTGGAAGAACAACTTCGTGATATGCCTGGACGTGAAAATGTAAAGGTTGTCGTGATCGATATGTCCTCAAGTTATCGCAGCTTCGTGAAGAGATTTTTTCCTAATGCAATGATCGTCGCTGATAAATTTCACGTCTTAAGATTGCTCACGCCTTCGATCATGAAGGCCGGAAAAGAAATCCACGGCCATCGCCAAGAACTTTCAACGCGCAGAAAGTTGCTCTGCAGTCGTAAAAACTTAGATTACTTCGTTCGCGTTGATATAGATCGCTATTTAAAAGACCATCACAAGCTCAACGAACTTTATCGTTGGAAAGAACGACTCTTTGAATTTTATCGAGTTAAAGGCTTCTCTCGAGCCAGCATCGCTTTTCATCGATTATTAAGTGACATGGAGCGGTCGTCTTTAGATGAAGTCCAAAGACTCCTAAGAACCTTCAAAAGATGGAAACATGAAATCATAAGGTACTTCGAAAATGGCTATACAAATGGGTTTACAGAACGTATGAACGGAACCGGAAAGCTTGTCCAGAGGCGGGCTTTCGGGTATCGGAACTTTAAAAACTATCGTTTGAGAGTGCTAACTGCTTGTCTTTTTAGGAATTTTTGAACTTATCAACAGTTGCGTGAAGAGAACC
This genomic window contains:
- a CDS encoding ISL3 family transposase, which gives rise to MRVHQGGYLWEVQKLRSECPCLRCGSVKTVKSGKCTTTVRDESVRTVVLWLKIHKHRMYCKDCKKTFTEPVPGIWPRRRTTQRFRNAIAKACGTSKDLATVSRNHRVSHGFVYKICYEQLEVKLREHKQKKWPEVIGLDEHFFRRKKGITEFVSVFTDLKKKKMFEMAHGKDRNSLEEQLRDMPGRENVKVVVIDMSSSYRSFVKRFFPNAMIVADKFHVLRLLTPSIMKAGKEIHGHRQELSTRRKLLCSRKNLDYFVRVDIDRYLKDHHKLNELYRWKERLFEFYRVKGFSRASIAFHRLLSDMERSSLDEVQRLLRTFKRWKHEIIRYFENGYTNGFTERMNGTGKLVQRRAFGYRNFKNYRLRVLTACLFRNF